The genomic interval CTGGTCAAGGACATGCCGGATCTGTCGGAGTTGCGCCATCCGCTGCCGCCGAACCAGGCCGCACCGGTCGGTGCCGCGCATCCGCAGCCGGTCGCCGTGTCGCCGACGGTGCCCGCCGCGGTGGCCGCGGCCGCGGGTGGTGAGCCGCTGCGCGCGACCGTGCAGATCCGCCACATCGACCCGTGGTCGACGCTGAAGATCTCGCTGGTGATCAGCGTGTCGATGTTCTTCGTGTGGATGCTGGCGGTCGGCTTCCTGTACATCGTGCTGTCCGGCATGGGTGTGTGGGACCGTCTGAACAGCAGCTTCACCGACATCATGTCGAACGGCAGCTCGTCGTCCTCGTCGCTGATCGACGCCGGCACGGTGTTCGGCTATGCCGCGGTGATCGGCCTGATCAACGTCGTACTGCTCACCGCGCTCTCCACGGTCGGCGTGTTCATCTACAACCAGTGCACGGACCTGGTCGGCGGCGTCCAGGTCACCCTCGCCGACCCGGACTAGGGCTTGTATCGAAGTAGGTGCTGGCTGGCACCGCTGCGCGGTGCCAGCCAGTGGCGGAAGGCGTTGCCTGCGTTGGCATATAGGTGAGGTCTCCGGTATTCGGGTTAGCGACCAAACAAACCTGAATAGTGCCGGAGACCTCGTGGCCACAGTAGCGGTGACGGGGCGAGCGGATCTGACCGATGCCCAGTGGGCACGGCTGGAGCCGTTGTTGCCTCGCGGGAAGAAGGCTGGACGTCCGCCGACGTGGACGAGACGGCAGATCATCGACGGGATCCGGTGGCGCACGCGAGTGGGGGCGCCGTGGCGGGACGTTCCGGTCGAGTACGGTTCGTGGCCTGCGGTGTACGGATTGTTCCGGCGTTGGCAACGGGCCGGAGTGTGGGTATTGATCCTGAAGTTGCTACAGGCATTCGCCGACGCGGCCGGGCAGATCGTGTGGCAGGTGAGTGTGGACTCCACGATCGCCAGGGCTCATCAGCACGCGGCTGGAGCACGCCGAGACGGTGATCGGCAGGCAGAGCCGCCCGGCGGAATCGCAAGCGAGCCGACCGATCACGGACTGGGCCGGTCCAGGGCGGCTGGACGACCAAGCTGCATCTGGCCTGCGAGCGAGGCTGCCGACTGCTGTCGGTGCTGATCACGCCCGGTCAAGCTGGAGACAACCCGCAGATGGTGGCGGTGCTGGACGCGATCGCCGTGCCCAAACCCGGCGGTGGCCGACCCCGGATACGACCGGATCGGGTACTGGCCGACAAGGCCTATTCCAGTCGCAGCAACCGGGAATGGTTGCGGCACCGCGGCATCGCAGTCACTATTCCCGTTCCGGCCGACCAAGCCGCGCACCGCCGCAACCGCGGCCGCACCGGCGGCCGTCCACCCGCGTTCGACCCCGTGATCTACCGCGA from Nocardia wallacei carries:
- a CDS encoding DUF3566 domain-containing protein — its product is MTTPNQPNDERHHANGVTERIASSPIPPRPIPRPGSAGDNGSGGAPERSDQQGEAGKSQASAEGGDTSRFEDGWSQLPQREPQSNLHRPGQPPVAGRPPTAPVGLGGGLTNARTTADLAAKAARKEAAMVKSVGIDGPTRSISRPELVKDMPDLSELRHPLPPNQAAPVGAAHPQPVAVSPTVPAAVAAAAGGEPLRATVQIRHIDPWSTLKISLVISVSMFFVWMLAVGFLYIVLSGMGVWDRLNSSFTDIMSNGSSSSSSLIDAGTVFGYAAVIGLINVVLLTALSTVGVFIYNQCTDLVGGVQVTLADPD